One Gimesia sp. DNA segment encodes these proteins:
- a CDS encoding enolase C-terminal domain-like protein: MGIMKMISDSIQAAEKKASPQHLRVEKIERTTVKVPYREVPARNMARELPHWQYTEIVEVHLKSGHVGFGETLLYYTWNATSDEAVERAQGKNAAELMWDDDLGAGLQMALFDAVAKAAEVPVHALLGRKVHDKTPLSWWNIDTSVEDMALECAEAYKQGYMSYKTKGRPWYDVWAQVEEASKVVPKEFKIDMDFNDTLLDAERALPILADLAQYPQVDIFESPIFQDDVAGNKILMAATDVNIAMHYGTPDPLIAIRENICDGFVIGHGARELMASGAVAAMADKPFWLQLVGTGITAAFSLHFGAVLSHATWPAVNCHQLYKYNLLTEPIVVKEGFAQVPDKPGLGYELNRDMLEKLRVEKPESRPEPPRLIETTWKDGRKMYFGNTGEVNFVLNPARDGNVPYFERGVDTRLVPNDGSKEWKELYQKSNTKPLLIKG, from the coding sequence ATGGGAATAATGAAGATGATCTCCGACTCAATTCAGGCTGCAGAGAAAAAGGCATCACCCCAGCATTTACGCGTCGAAAAGATCGAGCGAACGACGGTGAAAGTTCCCTATCGTGAAGTGCCTGCCCGGAACATGGCACGCGAATTACCGCATTGGCAGTATACCGAAATTGTGGAAGTGCATTTGAAATCGGGGCACGTTGGCTTCGGTGAGACGCTGCTCTATTACACCTGGAACGCCACTTCAGATGAAGCCGTAGAGCGGGCGCAGGGTAAGAATGCGGCCGAGCTGATGTGGGATGACGATCTGGGAGCTGGGTTGCAGATGGCGCTGTTTGATGCGGTCGCGAAAGCAGCAGAAGTTCCCGTGCATGCGTTGCTGGGGAGGAAGGTTCACGACAAGACTCCCCTTTCATGGTGGAATATTGATACTTCGGTTGAGGATATGGCGCTGGAATGTGCCGAGGCTTACAAGCAGGGTTACATGTCCTACAAGACGAAAGGACGTCCGTGGTACGACGTGTGGGCCCAGGTTGAAGAGGCCAGCAAAGTGGTGCCGAAGGAGTTCAAGATCGACATGGACTTCAACGACACGCTGCTGGACGCAGAGCGTGCCCTGCCGATCCTGGCAGATCTGGCGCAGTATCCGCAGGTCGATATTTTTGAATCTCCGATTTTCCAGGATGACGTGGCGGGAAACAAAATTCTGATGGCGGCGACCGATGTAAATATCGCCATGCATTATGGAACGCCCGACCCGCTGATTGCGATTCGCGAAAACATCTGCGATGGCTTCGTGATCGGGCATGGTGCGCGCGAGCTGATGGCATCGGGAGCCGTGGCTGCGATGGCGGATAAACCGTTCTGGTTACAGCTGGTGGGTACGGGGATTACGGCTGCTTTCTCGCTGCATTTCGGTGCGGTGCTGAGTCATGCCACCTGGCCTGCTGTGAATTGTCACCAGTTGTACAAGTACAATCTGTTGACGGAGCCGATTGTGGTCAAAGAAGGGTTTGCTCAAGTCCCTGACAAGCCGGGCCTGGGATATGAACTGAATCGGGACATGCTTGAGAAGTTACGCGTCGAAAAACCGGAGTCTCGTCCTGAACCGCCGCGTTTGATTGAAACGACGTGGAAAGACGGACGGAAGATGTACTTCGGCAACACGGGTGAAGTCAACTTTGTCCTGAACCCGGCCCGCGATGGTAATGTGCCTTACTTTGAGCGGGGCGTCGACACGCGACTGGTTCCGAACGATGGTTCAAAGGAATGGAAAGAACTGTATCAGAAGTCGAACACCAAGCCGTTATTAATCAAAGGATAG
- a CDS encoding GNAT family N-acetyltransferase, giving the protein MDFTETYFRRFRMEIDLLNARLVDDPLPEGYRWCPWELTTLDRHAITKYHSFRSELDARVFPCLGDIDGCRKLMRDISTQRNFLPGGTWLITWDGMGNEEPVDCGTIQAIVPSRIMGAIQNVGITPKHRGLGLGRALVTKCLIGFREAGVKRAYLEVTAENEPAINLYRSIGFRLTRTLYKPSHYVEAPSL; this is encoded by the coding sequence ATGGACTTCACCGAAACATACTTTCGTAGATTCCGCATGGAAATCGACCTGCTCAACGCGCGCCTGGTAGACGACCCACTGCCCGAAGGCTACCGCTGGTGTCCCTGGGAACTGACCACGCTCGACCGTCACGCCATCACCAAGTACCACAGCTTCCGCTCCGAACTCGACGCCCGCGTCTTTCCCTGCCTGGGAGACATCGACGGCTGTCGCAAACTGATGCGTGATATCTCGACACAACGCAACTTCCTGCCCGGCGGTACCTGGCTCATTACCTGGGACGGCATGGGCAATGAAGAACCCGTCGACTGTGGCACGATTCAGGCCATCGTCCCCAGCCGCATCATGGGGGCGATTCAGAACGTCGGCATCACCCCCAAACACCGCGGACTCGGACTCGGCAGGGCACTGGTCACCAAATGCCTTATCGGTTTCCGCGAAGCCGGTGTCAAACGGGCTTACCTCGAAGTCACCGCCGAGAATGAACCCGCCATCAACCTCTACCGGTCGATCGGCTTCCGCCTCACACGGACCCTCTACAAACCCAGCCACTACGTCGAAGCTCCCTCGCTCTAA